CGGAGGAAGAAAAGTGCGGTTCTGGCGATGCGCGGCGTAGATCACCCATTCGCCGCGCAGCGGATGCCAGCGCAGGTAAGGGTGCGCGGTGACGGGCACGCTGTCAGGCGAGGGGATTTCTCCGACCTGAAAAGGTTGACGGCCGTACAGCCAGAGCTTACGTCCGTCGGGTTTGAGGTACTCGTGACGGTGGGAATCGGTCGTTGGCATCCACGCTCCTGAATCTGGGAAGTCGGTCCGGCGGAGTAACGTGCAAATTCAACCGCGCACGCGTGAAGTCCACCAGCGCCCTGCGATAAGACACATTAAGCCTTATCCGCGAGTCGCATGCCTTCAGGCCTGCGCAGCCATGAAGATCTGGTAAAGGCGCCAAAAGTTGTGCGGCCTGCTCCCCTCTCCAGGGCCCACGCGGACACCTTTCGAGATGCAGGCCACACCCCTGGAACGCTCTGTCCTCAGAGCAGCTGCCAAGAGACGGCGGGCAGATCACGCCCGTTCCAGGTCACGGTTTCCGGGTTCCAGTTGGTCACCAGTGTCCGGCCCGAGCGACGTGACAGGCGGACCCCTGCAGGCAGCGGCGCGGTTTCCAGTCCGGCTTCGGTGGCCAGACGCTGCACCACTTCCTGCACCAGGCCCGGACTGTGTGCCCCAATCGTCACGACGTTCCCCTGGCGTACGGCGGCCGCCTGTCCTGCGAGGGGGCCGGGCCCGTACACGGCGAGCGTATCGGCGCCCGCAGGTTCGTATCCTTCAGCCCAGGTGTGCGTGTCGTGCCCACCAGCCTGCACGCTCAAGCCGGGACGCAGGGACTCGAAATTGAGCAGGCGCGCCCCAAAAAAGGCTTTGTAATCACCGAACTGCCCGTTTTCGTGCGCGCGTCCGCTGGCGGTCCGGAAGGCTGAACGGGGACCGAACACGAAGAGCCTTCCCTGAGCGTCGCGCTGCAGCTTCGCCAGCCGCGCGTCGGAAATCAGGGTCAGGGCGGGGGCCACCACAAGCCGGTACTTTTCGAGCGCGGCGTCCGGATGCACGATGTCCACATCGAGACCCAGTTCGCGCAACGCGCAGTAATACAGATACGCCTGCGCCCAGTAGCGAGGTCCACCCTGACCTTGCTGATCGAGGATCCACAGGCTTTCGTAGTCGTGCAGGAGCGCGACGCGTGCGGGAACTTCACCCAGCAGGAAGTCTTCGCGGTTCAGACCTTCGATTTCCACAAAGCCACGGTCGGGGGTTTCGTCGTGCCGCAGCAGCCCTGAATGCAGCGCTTCCTGCGCCATGGTGGCGGCGCGCCAGCGAAAGTAGCTGACCCCATCCGCCCCGTGCGCCCAGGCCTGCGCGGTCCAGAGCTGCACCGCGCCGTCTGCCGGCAAGGGGTTGTAAGGCGCCCAGTTCACCTGACCGCACTGTTGCTCCATTACCCAGAAACCGCGTGCCGGAGCCGCACCGGGCGCTCCGTCCGCCCGAGGCGCCTTGAGGCCCCGGTACAGGTCGTGGTTGAAGCTGATGGCGTCCGGAAGGCCGGTACGCGCAAAGCGGGTTTTGAGGTCCTCGCCGAGCCAGGAACCGAAAAACTCCAGCATGCCCGTAGGGTAGTTGTCCCAGCTGGGAAAATCGAGGGTCTCGGAGACGCGGTAATGGTCGAAACCGGCCTCGAAGATCATGAAGTTGTGGGTGATCCAGCGTTCCGGTGAAAACTCGCGCACAATGGCCGTCTGCTCTTCCTGAAATTCGGCGATCAGGTCGGAGGCAAAACGGTGATAATCGAGTACATGTGCCGGGTTGGGTTCGGTGACCGTCTGGTTGGGCGGCAAAATCTGCATCCAGTCCGTGTATTCCATGCTCCAAAAGACGTTTCCCCAGGCCTGATTGAGGGCGTCGAGCGTTTTGTAGCGTCGCTGCAGCCACCCTGGAAAGGCGGCGGCGCTCGCCCCACCATACGAACGTGCAGTGTCGTGACAACCGAACTCGTTGTCCGTCTGCCACCCCACGAGCGCTTCGTGCTGTCCGTAACGCCGGGCCATCTCGCGGGTGATACGCCGCGAATGCGACCGGTACACCTCGGATGCGAAATCGTAATGCCGCCGCGACCCGAATTCGCGGACCCGACCGTCACGGTCCACCGGCAGAATTTCCGGGTGGGCCCGCACCAGCCAGGCCGGAGGCGTCGCGGTGGGTGTGCACAGGACCACCTTCAACCCTTCGGCGGCAATGGTCTCGATGGCCCGGTCCAGCCAGGACCAGTCAAATTCACCTTCACGCGGTTCGAGGCGGCTCCAGGCGAACTCGGCGACACGCACGCAGGTCAGGCCAAGCGCTTTTTGCTGCCGGGCGTACGTCGTCCAGCGGTCGGGAGGCACATGCTCGGGATAGTCGCATACGGCCAGCTGCAAAGTCAGGGGAAAAGTATTCAAATCAGTCTCCAGTGTTCAGCATGGAGAGGCGGAATGTTCCCGCCCCTCCTCTGGGCTCGGTTCAGCCCTTGACGGCTCCCGCGCTGAGCCCTCCCTGCCAGTAGCGCCCCAGGGCCAGAAACGCCAGCACCAGCGGCAGAATGCTGATGAGAGCGCCCGTGACGATCATGGTGTAGAGCCGCTCGGTGCCGGTGGTGGTGTTGTTCCACACCGACAGGCCCAGCGTGAGCGGGTAGAGCTCGGTGCTGTTGAGCATCATCAGCGGCAAAAAGAAGTTGTTCCAGCCTGCCACGAAAGAGAAGAGCGCCACGGTCACCACCCCGCCCTGCACGAGCGGCAGACCCAGCTGCCAGAAAATGCGTCCTTCGGAGGCGCCGTCGATTCTTGCCGCCTCGATCAGTTCGTCTGGAAAAGCGCTGTCCCAGAAAAGCCGCATCAAATACAGCCCGAAGGGGTTCACGAGGCTCGGCAAAATGAAAGCCCAGGGCGTGTTGATGAGGGGAAGCCCGCCCGCGCTGATTTTTTGCATGATCAGAAAGAGTGGCAGCACCAGGGCCGTGCTGGGCACCATAATGGTCCCCAGGATCAACGCGAAGAGCGGGTTCTTGCCCTGAAAGTGGTACTTGCTGAAAGCGTACCCGGCGGTGGCGCAGGTCAGGGCCGCGCCCGCCGCGATGGCCGTGGCGTACAGCACGCTGTTCACCAGCCAGCGGGTAAAGATGCCGTTCTGGTGCGTGAAGACCTTCTGGACATTGTCGAGCAGGTGCGAAGGGCTGGCGAACCACAAACCGAAGGTGGAAAAGAGCTGTCCGTTGTCCTTGAAGATCGTGACGA
The Deinococcus peraridilitoris DSM 19664 genome window above contains:
- a CDS encoding beta-galactosidase, which produces MNTFPLTLQLAVCDYPEHVPPDRWTTYARQQKALGLTCVRVAEFAWSRLEPREGEFDWSWLDRAIETIAAEGLKVVLCTPTATPPAWLVRAHPEILPVDRDGRVREFGSRRHYDFASEVYRSHSRRITREMARRYGQHEALVGWQTDNEFGCHDTARSYGGASAAAFPGWLQRRYKTLDALNQAWGNVFWSMEYTDWMQILPPNQTVTEPNPAHVLDYHRFASDLIAEFQEEQTAIVREFSPERWITHNFMIFEAGFDHYRVSETLDFPSWDNYPTGMLEFFGSWLGEDLKTRFARTGLPDAISFNHDLYRGLKAPRADGAPGAAPARGFWVMEQQCGQVNWAPYNPLPADGAVQLWTAQAWAHGADGVSYFRWRAATMAQEALHSGLLRHDETPDRGFVEIEGLNREDFLLGEVPARVALLHDYESLWILDQQGQGGPRYWAQAYLYYCALRELGLDVDIVHPDAALEKYRLVVAPALTLISDARLAKLQRDAQGRLFVFGPRSAFRTASGRAHENGQFGDYKAFFGARLLNFESLRPGLSVQAGGHDTHTWAEGYEPAGADTLAVYGPGPLAGQAAAVRQGNVVTIGAHSPGLVQEVVQRLATEAGLETAPLPAGVRLSRRSGRTLVTNWNPETVTWNGRDLPAVSWQLL
- a CDS encoding carbohydrate ABC transporter permease, with protein sequence MSGAIRTPASSGGKTRAPRLERNFTPLQLLLLGVFALYSLLPLWWVFVTIFKDNGQLFSTFGLWFASPSHLLDNVQKVFTHQNGIFTRWLVNSVLYATAIAAGAALTCATAGYAFSKYHFQGKNPLFALILGTIMVPSTALVLPLFLIMQKISAGGLPLINTPWAFILPSLVNPFGLYLMRLFWDSAFPDELIEAARIDGASEGRIFWQLGLPLVQGGVVTVALFSFVAGWNNFFLPLMMLNSTELYPLTLGLSVWNNTTTGTERLYTMIVTGALISILPLVLAFLALGRYWQGGLSAGAVKG